In the genome of Tripterygium wilfordii isolate XIE 37 chromosome 19, ASM1340144v1, whole genome shotgun sequence, one region contains:
- the LOC119985500 gene encoding uncharacterized protein LOC119985500, with translation MARRRIRLAWIENRAARKATLKKRRPSLLKKVSELAILYYDTAAIIVKKIDQGKKMLIQESYLREEVVKLEKKVTMIERKLKELELKNLMNQTDQDRKLGGSICQKKMPAI, from the exons ATggcaagaagaagaattaggctTGCATGGATAGAAAATAGAGCTGCTAGAAAAGCGACTTTGAAAAAGAGGAGGCCAAGCTTGCTAAAAAAAGTTAGTGAATTGGCCATCTTATACTATGACACTGCTGCAATCATCGTCAAAA AGATTGATCAGGGGAAGAAAATGTTAATTCAAGAGTCATACTTGAGGGAGGAAGTGGTTAAATTGGAGAAGAAAGTCACAATGATTGAGAGGAAGTTGAAGGAGTTGGAGTTGAAAAATCTGATGAACCAAACTGACCAAGATAGGAAGTTAGGAGGTTCAATTTGTCAGAAGAAAATGCCCGCGATCTAA
- the LOC119985501 gene encoding uncharacterized protein LOC119985501 → MTRRRIRLGWIANRAARKATLKMRRSNLLKKFGELAILWHVTTVIIINNPNEHEAALWHAHTTTSCATNSKWVPQPPEDRSVKELVQSRDVLESRHREIGEEIQDSGKEIEGVGVRKSDEPN, encoded by the coding sequence atgacaagaagaagaattaggctTGGATGGATAGCAAATAGGGCTGCTAGAAAGGCAACTTTAAAAATGAGGAGGTCAAACTTGCTGAAAAAATTTGGTGAATTGGCCATCTTATGGCATGTCACCACTgtaatcatcatcaacaatccaAATGAACATGAAGCAGCACTATGGCATGCACACACAACAACCAGTTGTGCAACAAATTCTAAATGGGTTCCTCAACCTCCCGAAGATCGATCAGTCAAAGAACTTGTACAATCAAGAGACGTACTTGAAAGCAGGCATAGAGAAATTGGAGAAGAAATTCAAGATAGTGGAAAGGAAATTGAAGGAGTCGGAGTTAGAAAATCCGATGAACCAAATTGA